A stretch of Streptococcus sp. oral taxon 061 DNA encodes these proteins:
- a CDS encoding UDP-glucose--hexose-1-phosphate uridylyltransferase, translating into MTLVETFVTKVIAESTFEELDRIYLTNRVLALVGDGVLEVKTGQDNLIDLKDQLVEEAVRLETIEDSLAAREILGADLMDLVTPFPSQVNRDFWNTYAQSPEQAIADFYQLSQKNDYIKLKAIAKNIAYRVPSDYGELEITINLSKPEKDPKEIAAAKLVKSSNYPQCQLCMENEGYHGRVNHPARSNHRIIRFDISGQEWGFQYSPYAYFNEHCIFLDSQHRPMAISRQSFERLLAIVEQFPGYFAGSNADLPIVGGSILTHDHYQGGRHVFPMEVAPLQKSFTFEGSESVKAGIVQWPMSVIRLTSDSKDDLTNLAEKILLAWRQYSDPSVQVLAESNGTPHHTITPIARKRDGQFELDLVLRDNQTSPEHPDGIYHPHKDVQHIKKENIGLIEVMGLAILPPRLKEEVEQVAAYLVGEDVLVADYHQEWADELKESHPGLTDKDQALNIVQESVGKIFARVLEDAGVYKQTEEGQVAFMRFVEQVGILPE; encoded by the coding sequence GTGACCTTAGTAGAAACATTTGTGACCAAAGTCATTGCAGAAAGCACCTTTGAAGAGTTGGACCGTATCTATCTGACCAATCGTGTTTTAGCACTGGTGGGAGATGGAGTTCTCGAAGTCAAGACTGGCCAAGATAACTTGATTGACCTCAAAGACCAGCTTGTCGAGGAAGCAGTTCGCTTGGAAACGATTGAAGATAGTCTGGCTGCGCGTGAGATTCTCGGTGCTGACCTCATGGACTTGGTAACCCCTTTTCCAAGTCAGGTCAATCGTGATTTTTGGAATACCTATGCCCAGTCACCAGAGCAGGCAATTGCAGACTTCTACCAACTCAGTCAGAAAAATGACTACATCAAACTAAAGGCTATCGCAAAGAATATTGCTTATCGTGTACCGTCTGACTACGGTGAACTGGAGATTACTATCAATCTCTCTAAACCTGAAAAGGATCCAAAGGAGATTGCGGCAGCCAAGTTAGTCAAGTCCAGTAACTATCCTCAGTGTCAGCTCTGTATGGAAAATGAAGGCTATCATGGTCGTGTCAACCATCCAGCTAGAAGCAATCATCGTATTATCCGTTTTGATATTTCTGGGCAGGAGTGGGGCTTCCAGTATTCGCCTTATGCGTACTTTAATGAGCACTGTATTTTCTTAGATAGCCAACATCGTCCCATGGCCATCAGTCGTCAAAGTTTTGAGCGTTTGTTAGCAATTGTAGAGCAGTTTCCGGGTTACTTTGCTGGTTCGAATGCTGATCTACCAATCGTGGGTGGTTCCATTCTGACGCACGATCATTATCAAGGTGGGCGACATGTATTCCCGATGGAAGTGGCGCCTTTACAAAAGAGCTTTACCTTTGAAGGTTCTGAATCTGTCAAAGCAGGAATTGTTCAGTGGCCTATGTCAGTGATTCGATTAACGTCGGATTCAAAAGACGATTTGACCAATCTTGCTGAGAAAATCTTACTGGCTTGGCGCCAATACTCAGATCCAAGTGTACAGGTCTTGGCAGAAAGTAATGGAACACCGCATCACACTATCACACCGATAGCCCGTAAGCGAGATGGGCAGTTTGAGTTGGACTTGGTTTTGAGAGACAATCAAACATCTCCAGAGCATCCAGATGGTATCTATCATCCCCACAAGGATGTCCAACATATCAAGAAGGAAAATATCGGCTTGATAGAGGTTATGGGATTGGCTATCTTGCCACCACGCTTGAAGGAAGAAGTGGAGCAAGTAGCAGCTTACCTGGTTGGAGAGGATGTTCTAGTAGCAGATTATCACCAAGAATGGGCGGATGAATTGAAAGAATCCCATCCTGGATTGACTGACAAAGACCAAGCTCTTAATATCGTCCAAGAATCTGTTGGAAAAATCTTTGCTCGAGTTTTGGAAGATGCAGGAGTTTACAAGCAAACAGAAGAAGGACAAGTTGCCTTTATGCGCTTTGTGGAGCAGGTTGGGATTTTACCTGAATAA
- a CDS encoding ABC transporter permease/substrate-binding protein has protein sequence MSNLISTFQERFSEWVTALGQHLQLSLLTLLVAIFLTIPLAVYLNGHKKVANWVLQVAGIFQTIPSMALLGLFIPFMGIGTLPALTALVIYAIFPILENTITALNGIDPSLEEAGIAFGMTKWERLKKFEIPLAMPVIVSGVRTATVMIIGTATLAALVGAGGLGSFILLGIDRRNASLILIGAISSAILAILFNVILKWLEKAKLRTIVAAFAVMVLGLGASYAPSMIPNKEKENLVIAGKLGPEPEILMNMYKLLIEGNTDMTVTVKPNFGKTDFLYQALKKGDIDIYPEFSGTVTESLLQPSPQIGHDPEKVYEVARDGIAKQDQLAFLKPMAYQNTYAIAVPKKIAQEYGLKTISDLKKVEGQLKAGFTLEFNDREDGNKGLQSVYGLNLNVATMEPALRYQAIQSGDIQITDAYSTDAEIARYDLMILEDDQHLFPPYQGAPLMKAELLEKHPELEDVLNKLAGKITESQMSQMNYQVGVEGKSAEEVAHEFLLQEGILKQ, from the coding sequence CAACCTTTCAAGAGCGATTTAGTGAATGGGTAACAGCTCTAGGACAACACTTACAATTGTCTCTTTTGACCTTATTGGTTGCTATTTTTCTGACCATTCCGCTGGCGGTTTATCTAAATGGTCACAAAAAAGTAGCGAACTGGGTGCTACAAGTTGCGGGTATCTTCCAGACCATTCCCTCAATGGCTTTGTTGGGTCTCTTTATTCCTTTCATGGGAATTGGAACCTTACCAGCCCTCACAGCCCTTGTTATTTACGCTATTTTCCCGATTTTAGAAAATACGATTACAGCCCTGAACGGCATTGATCCTAGTCTTGAGGAGGCAGGGATTGCTTTTGGAATGACCAAGTGGGAGCGACTCAAAAAGTTTGAAATTCCACTGGCCATGCCTGTCATTGTATCGGGGGTTCGTACAGCAACCGTTATGATCATTGGGACAGCAACTCTAGCTGCTCTTGTGGGAGCTGGAGGACTAGGCTCCTTTATCCTTTTGGGAATTGATCGTCGGAATGCTAGTCTCATTTTAATCGGCGCAATCTCATCAGCCATTTTGGCCATTCTCTTTAATGTTATTCTCAAATGGTTGGAAAAGGCAAAGTTGCGTACGATTGTTGCAGCCTTTGCTGTTATGGTACTTGGTTTGGGAGCTAGTTATGCTCCAAGCATGATTCCAAATAAAGAGAAAGAAAATCTGGTTATAGCTGGGAAGTTGGGACCTGAACCTGAGATTCTCATGAATATGTATAAACTTCTCATCGAGGGAAATACGGATATGACGGTGACGGTCAAGCCTAACTTTGGGAAGACAGATTTCCTTTATCAAGCGCTGAAAAAAGGGGACATTGATATCTACCCAGAATTTTCTGGAACAGTGACAGAGAGTCTCCTCCAACCATCTCCACAAATTGGGCATGACCCAGAAAAGGTTTACGAGGTGGCTCGTGACGGCATTGCCAAACAGGATCAACTAGCCTTTCTTAAACCCATGGCTTATCAAAATACTTATGCTATAGCAGTTCCTAAAAAAATTGCGCAAGAATATGGGCTTAAGACGATTTCTGACTTGAAAAAAGTAGAAGGACAGCTCAAGGCGGGATTCACTCTGGAGTTTAATGACCGTGAGGATGGAAACAAGGGCTTGCAGTCTGTTTATGGATTGAATCTCAATGTGGCAACCATGGAACCAGCTCTTCGCTACCAAGCCATCCAGTCAGGTGATATTCAAATTACAGATGCTTACTCAACGGATGCTGAAATTGCTAGGTATGACTTGATGATTTTAGAAGATGATCAACACCTCTTCCCACCTTATCAAGGGGCTCCACTCATGAAAGCTGAGTTACTCGAAAAACATCCTGAGTTGGAAGATGTTCTTAATAAACTAGCTGGAAAAATCACCGAGAGCCAGATGAGTCAGATGAACTATCAAGTTGGTGTGGAAGGTAAATCAGCTGAAGAGGTTGCGCATGAGTTTCTCCTTCAAGAAGGAATACTTAAGCAATAA
- a CDS encoding zinc-binding dehydrogenase produces MKSAVYKKAGQVGIEEVKHPSIQEADDVIIRVVRACVCGSDLWSYRNPDIKAGHKNSGHEAIGIVEETGEAITTVKPGDFVIVPFTHGCGECDACRAGFDGSCDNHIGNNLGGNFQAEYLRFHYANWALVKIPGQPSDYSEGMLKSLLTLADVMPTGYHAARVANVQKGDKVVVIGDGAVGQCAVIAAKMRGASQIVLMSRHEDRQQMALESGATAVVAERGEEGIAKVREILGGGADAALECVGTEAAVEQALGVLHNGGRMGFVGVPHYKNRALGSTFMQNISVAGGAASATTYDKQFLLKAVLDGDINPGRVFTSSYKLEDIDQAYKDMDERKTIKSMIVMD; encoded by the coding sequence ATGAAATCAGCAGTCTATAAAAAAGCAGGTCAGGTTGGTATTGAAGAGGTTAAACATCCAAGCATTCAAGAAGCGGATGATGTGATTATCCGTGTGGTTCGTGCTTGCGTATGTGGTTCAGACCTATGGAGTTACCGAAATCCAGATATTAAAGCGGGTCACAAAAATAGTGGACACGAAGCAATTGGAATCGTTGAAGAAACTGGAGAGGCCATTACAACAGTCAAGCCCGGTGATTTTGTGATTGTACCATTTACTCATGGCTGTGGGGAATGCGACGCTTGTCGTGCTGGATTTGATGGTTCTTGTGACAATCATATTGGAAATAATCTAGGAGGAAATTTCCAAGCTGAATATCTCCGTTTCCACTACGCTAATTGGGCACTTGTGAAAATTCCTGGTCAACCTTCAGATTATAGCGAAGGCATGCTCAAGTCACTTTTGACACTTGCTGATGTCATGCCGACCGGTTACCATGCAGCGCGTGTGGCTAATGTGCAAAAAGGCGACAAAGTTGTCGTTATTGGGGATGGGGCTGTTGGTCAATGTGCTGTCATTGCAGCTAAGATGCGTGGCGCATCCCAAATTGTCCTTATGAGTCGCCACGAAGACCGTCAACAAATGGCCTTGGAGTCAGGCGCGACAGCAGTCGTAGCTGAGCGAGGAGAAGAAGGAATTGCCAAGGTACGTGAAATTCTTGGCGGTGGAGCAGATGCAGCACTTGAGTGTGTTGGTACTGAGGCTGCTGTTGAGCAAGCACTGGGTGTCCTTCATAATGGCGGTCGCATGGGATTTGTAGGAGTTCCACATTATAAGAATCGTGCACTTGGTTCAACCTTTATGCAAAATATCTCTGTTGCAGGTGGAGCAGCTTCTGCGACAACATACGATAAACAATTCTTGCTCAAAGCTGTCCTTGACGGTGATATCAATCCAGGTCGTGTCTTTACTTCAAGTTATAAACTGGAAGATATTGACCAAGCCTATAAAGATATGGATGAGCGCAAGACTATCAAGTCTATGATTGTGATGGATTAA
- a CDS encoding PaaI family thioesterase, which yields MKDFHFDAISAFENYEIEKMRDGHVVVTTKVVDSSLNYYGNAHGGYLFTLCDQISGLVVISLGLDGVTLQSSINYLKAGNLGDVLTIKGECVHHGRTTCVVDVDIINQDGRNVCKATFTMFVTGQRSEDRQVRI from the coding sequence ATGAAAGATTTTCACTTTGACGCTATATCTGCCTTTGAAAACTACGAAATTGAAAAAATGAGAGATGGTCACGTGGTGGTAACAACAAAAGTAGTGGACTCGTCGCTCAACTACTATGGAAATGCCCATGGAGGCTATCTATTTACCCTTTGTGACCAAATCAGTGGTCTTGTGGTGATTTCGCTAGGATTAGACGGAGTGACACTCCAGTCTTCTATCAACTATCTGAAAGCTGGAAATCTAGGAGACGTTCTTACTATCAAAGGAGAATGTGTCCATCACGGACGCACCACTTGTGTCGTCGATGTTGACATCATCAACCAAGATGGTCGAAATGTCTGCAAAGCAACCTTCACCATGTTTGTCACAGGACAACGGTCAGAAGATAGACAGGTGAGGATATAG
- a CDS encoding exodeoxyribonuclease III yields MKLISWNIDSLNAALTSDSARAKLSQDVLQTLVAEDADIIAIQETKLSAKGPTKKHLEVLEELFPGYENTWRSSQDPARKGYAGTMFLYKKELTPTVSFPEIGAPSTMDLEGRIITLEFDKFFVTQVYTPNAGDGLKRLEERQVWDIKYAEYLAELDKKKPVLATGDYNVAHKEIDLANPASNRRSPGFTDEEREGFTNLLAKGFTDTFRHVHGDVPERYTWWAQRSKTSKINNTGWRIDYWLTSNRVADKVTKSDMIDSGARQDHTPIVLEIEL; encoded by the coding sequence ATGAAACTAATCTCATGGAACATTGATTCCCTCAATGCAGCGTTGACGAGTGACTCTGCGCGTGCGAAATTGTCTCAAGACGTTCTCCAAACTTTGGTAGCCGAAGACGCTGATATCATTGCTATCCAGGAAACCAAGCTTTCAGCTAAAGGCCCTACAAAAAAACACCTTGAGGTACTGGAAGAACTCTTCCCTGGATATGAAAACACTTGGCGCTCTTCTCAAGATCCTGCCCGTAAAGGCTATGCTGGAACTATGTTCCTCTATAAGAAAGAACTCACTCCAACTGTTAGCTTCCCAGAGATTGGCGCCCCTTCTACTATGGACTTGGAAGGCCGCATCATTACCCTAGAATTTGATAAATTTTTCGTAACTCAAGTCTACACACCTAACGCTGGGGATGGACTCAAACGTTTGGAAGAACGTCAAGTTTGGGACATCAAATATGCGGAATACTTGGCTGAGTTAGACAAGAAAAAACCAGTTCTTGCTACAGGTGACTACAACGTTGCCCACAAGGAAATTGACCTTGCCAACCCAGCAAGCAACCGTCGTTCACCAGGTTTCACAGACGAAGAACGTGAAGGATTTACAAACCTTTTAGCCAAAGGATTTACCGACACTTTCCGCCATGTTCACGGAGATGTTCCAGAACGCTACACTTGGTGGGCCCAACGCAGCAAGACTTCAAAAATCAACAACACAGGCTGGAGAATCGACTACTGGCTCACAAGTAACCGTGTAGCAGATAAAGTTACCAAGTCAGATATGATAGATTCAGGCGCTCGCCAAGACCATACACCGATTGTCTTGGAGATTGAATTGTAA
- a CDS encoding LacI family DNA-binding transcriptional regulator: MATLKDIAQLASVSIATVSRVLNRDQSLSVTEETRHRILTVAEELGYTKHLKTGESHKLKQKIAIIQWVSEQGELEDLYYYQIRLGIENRAQELDYEILRYFNDQPFTLSEEVIGILCIGKFSQAQIASFEEYQKPLVFLDSDTIALGHTCVITDFNNAVRQVVDYFTDHGIKKIGILSGLETTTDQEEVIADKRLDYFKSYTQEKGIYNEKFVFQGLFTAQSGYDLMKEAIEKLGEKLPQAFFAASDSLAIGALRALQEASISIPERVSIISFNDTILTKQVFPPLSSITVYTEEMGRTGMDILNREVLHGRKIPSLTMLGTKLTLRESTSH, encoded by the coding sequence ATGGCTACACTCAAAGATATCGCTCAGCTAGCCTCTGTTTCAATCGCAACTGTATCCCGTGTCCTCAATCGCGATCAGAGTCTATCTGTCACAGAAGAAACCCGACATCGTATTTTAACCGTCGCCGAAGAACTAGGTTACACCAAGCATCTCAAAACTGGTGAATCTCATAAACTCAAACAAAAGATTGCCATCATCCAATGGGTCAGTGAACAGGGAGAGTTAGAAGACCTCTACTACTACCAGATTCGACTAGGAATTGAAAATAGAGCCCAAGAATTAGATTACGAAATCTTGCGCTATTTCAACGACCAACCTTTCACGCTTAGCGAAGAAGTCATTGGAATTCTTTGTATTGGAAAATTTAGCCAAGCACAGATTGCCTCATTTGAAGAATATCAAAAACCTCTAGTTTTTCTTGATAGTGACACCATCGCCTTGGGCCATACCTGTGTCATTACAGATTTTAATAATGCTGTTAGACAGGTGGTTGATTACTTTACAGACCACGGGATTAAGAAGATTGGTATCTTATCCGGTCTTGAAACTACTACTGACCAAGAAGAAGTCATCGCAGACAAGCGTTTAGATTACTTCAAATCTTATACGCAAGAAAAAGGAATTTATAACGAGAAATTCGTTTTCCAAGGTCTATTTACTGCTCAATCTGGATATGATTTAATGAAAGAAGCTATCGAAAAATTAGGAGAGAAGCTTCCACAAGCCTTTTTTGCAGCCAGTGATAGCTTGGCCATTGGTGCCCTTCGCGCCCTTCAAGAAGCCAGCATCAGCATACCAGAGCGCGTCAGCATTATTTCCTTTAATGATACCATTCTGACTAAGCAAGTGTTCCCACCACTTTCCAGTATTACAGTCTACACCGAAGAAATGGGACGCACAGGAATGGATATTCTGAACAGAGAAGTCCTTCACGGCCGTAAAATCCCAAGCCTCACTATGCTGGGAACCAAACTGACTTTAAGAGAAAGTACTTCGCATTAA
- a CDS encoding HXXEE domain-containing protein, giving the protein MSIVKFYFVFPALFMLHELEEIVWMPSFVKKISIQYPNNRILSYYTPFAFNFIVLEQFLILMTSLYLSYQFDNYTIYATIIIAYIYHVLGHLIQTIVIRKYVPGLLTGILTSLFALCNLKNEFPIKLYGYSLFTLLVIILNLVVSFMILHKISHKK; this is encoded by the coding sequence ATGTCCATCGTGAAATTTTATTTTGTATTTCCAGCCCTATTCATGCTTCACGAACTCGAAGAAATCGTTTGGATGCCATCCTTTGTCAAAAAAATATCAATCCAGTATCCAAACAATCGAATCCTTTCTTATTACACTCCTTTTGCTTTCAACTTTATTGTCTTGGAGCAATTTCTCATCCTTATGACGTCGCTATATCTTAGTTACCAGTTTGATAACTATACCATTTACGCAACCATCATAATCGCTTATATCTACCATGTATTAGGACATCTGATTCAGACAATCGTTATTCGAAAATATGTGCCTGGATTGTTGACGGGCATTTTAACGAGTTTGTTTGCTCTTTGCAATCTCAAAAATGAATTTCCAATTAAACTTTATGGTTACTCTCTTTTTACCTTATTGGTTATTATTTTAAATCTTGTAGTATCATTTATGATTCTTCATAAAATCAGTCATAAAAAATAG
- a CDS encoding VOC family protein produces MDYNAVIPEFMVSNIEQSRSFYCDLLGFTIEYERPEENFLFLSLEDCQLMLEEGTKDELVELTYPFGRGVNISFGIKDVPRLYQKLIKSDYPIHRPLTKREFRVDEQYIYPHEFAVLDPDGYFLRFSE; encoded by the coding sequence ATGGACTACAATGCAGTTATTCCCGAGTTTATGGTATCAAATATAGAACAGTCCCGTTCCTTCTACTGTGATTTACTGGGTTTTACGATCGAATACGAGCGACCAGAAGAAAACTTCCTCTTCTTATCGCTTGAAGATTGCCAGCTAATGTTAGAGGAGGGAACAAAGGATGAATTAGTTGAACTGACCTACCCCTTTGGTCGTGGAGTCAACATTTCCTTTGGCATAAAGGATGTCCCTCGACTCTATCAGAAATTAATCAAGTCTGACTATCCTATTCATCGTCCTTTGACTAAAAGAGAATTTCGTGTTGATGAACAATATATCTACCCTCATGAATTTGCAGTTTTAGACCCAGATGGCTATTTTTTAAGATTTAGCGAATAG
- a CDS encoding galactokinase, whose translation MTQHLTADALRKDFLAVFGQEADQTFFSPGRINLIGEHTDYNGGHVFPAAISLGTYGAARKRDDQVLRFYSANFEDKGIIEVPLADLKFEKEHNWTNYPKGVLHFLQEAGHVIDKGFDFYVFGNIPNGAGLSSSASLELLTGVVAEYLFDLKLDRLDLVKIGKLTENNFIGVNSGIMDQFAIGMGADHRAIYLDTNTLEYDLVPLDLKDNVVVIMNTNKRRELADSKYNERRAECEKAVEELQVALDIQTLGELDEWAFDEYSYLIKDANRLKRARHAVLENQRTLKAQAALQAGNLDKFGRLMNASHVSLEHDYEVTGLELDTLVHTAWAQEGVLGARMTGAGFGGCAIALVQKDAVEAFKEAVGKHYEEVVGYAPSFYIAEVAGGTRVLA comes from the coding sequence ATGACACAACATCTTACTGCTGATGCACTTCGCAAGGACTTTCTTGCGGTTTTTGGTCAAGAAGCAGATCAAACCTTCTTCTCACCAGGCCGTATCAACTTGATTGGGGAACATACTGACTATAATGGTGGCCATGTTTTCCCAGCTGCTATTTCACTCGGAACTTATGGGGCCGCACGTAAGCGTGATGACCAAGTATTGCGTTTTTACTCAGCTAACTTTGAGGATAAAGGAATCATCGAAGTGCCTCTAGCTGACCTTAAGTTTGAGAAAGAGCACAACTGGACCAACTATCCAAAGGGTGTCCTTCATTTCTTGCAAGAAGCTGGTCATGTGATTGATAAAGGGTTTGATTTCTATGTTTTTGGGAATATACCAAATGGTGCGGGCTTGTCTTCTTCTGCATCCTTGGAGCTTTTGACAGGTGTCGTGGCAGAATACCTCTTTGACCTAAAATTGGACCGTCTAGACTTAGTTAAAATCGGAAAATTGACAGAAAATAACTTTATCGGTGTTAACTCTGGTATCATGGACCAGTTTGCCATCGGTATGGGGGCTGACCACCGTGCTATTTACCTGGATACTAACACTCTAGAATACGACTTGGTACCACTTGATTTGAAAGACAATGTCGTTGTGATTATGAATACCAATAAGCGCCGTGAACTAGCAGATTCTAAGTACAATGAACGCCGTGCTGAATGTGAAAAAGCAGTGGAAGAACTCCAAGTTGCCTTGGATATCCAGACTTTAGGTGAGTTGGATGAATGGGCTTTTGATGAATACAGCTATCTAATCAAAGACGCAAATCGTTTGAAACGTGCCCGCCATGCTGTTCTTGAAAATCAACGCACCCTTAAGGCACAAGCGGCTCTTCAAGCAGGAAATTTGGACAAGTTTGGTCGTTTGATGAATGCTTCTCATGTTTCACTTGAGCACGACTATGAAGTGACTGGTTTGGAATTGGATACCCTTGTTCATACAGCTTGGGCTCAAGAAGGTGTTCTCGGTGCTCGTATGACAGGAGCAGGCTTTGGTGGTTGCGCCATTGCCTTGGTTCAAAAAGATGCGGTTGAGGCCTTTAAAGAAGCTGTTGGCAAGCACTACGAAGAAGTAGTTGGCTATGCACCAAGCTTCTATATCGCTGAAGTTGCAGGTGGCACTCGCGTTCTTGCTTAG
- a CDS encoding TetR/AcrR family transcriptional regulator, with product MTAQDRRITKTRKAIYNAFLQLLNQKDYEAITVQEIIDLADVGRSTFYSHYESKELLLDELCQKLFHHLFERAEHLSPQDYLAHIFQHFKKNQDHVTSLLLSKNDYFIRQLRKELEHDVYPMVADELIKSHPTIPHSYLKHLVVSHFIETLSWWLKKGKSYTEQEVIQFYLEILKVGTN from the coding sequence ATGACAGCACAGGATCGTCGTATTACTAAGACTCGAAAAGCCATCTATAATGCTTTTTTACAATTACTCAATCAAAAAGACTACGAGGCCATCACCGTTCAGGAAATCATTGACCTTGCTGATGTGGGGCGCTCAACCTTTTACAGCCATTACGAGAGTAAGGAGTTACTACTGGATGAACTCTGCCAAAAGCTCTTTCATCACCTCTTTGAGCGTGCTGAACACCTCTCTCCACAAGACTACCTGGCCCATATCTTTCAGCATTTCAAGAAAAATCAAGACCATGTGACCAGTCTCTTGCTCTCTAAAAACGATTATTTTATACGGCAACTGCGAAAAGAACTGGAGCATGACGTCTATCCAATGGTAGCCGACGAACTTATCAAGTCCCATCCAACCATTCCTCACTCCTACCTCAAACACCTGGTCGTCAGCCATTTCATCGAAACCCTGAGCTGGTGGTTGAAGAAAGGTAAGTCCTACACGGAACAAGAAGTGATTCAGTTTTATTTGGAGATTTTAAAAGTGGGTACTAACTAG
- a CDS encoding cation diffusion facilitator family transporter, whose translation MKTKHAVWLAFFLNLSYAIVEFIAGGIFGSSAVLADSVHDLGDAIAIGVSAFLETISNREEDSHYTLGYKRFSLLGAMVTAVILMTGSVLVILGNITKLFHPQAVNDEGILWLGIIAISVNVIASLVVRKGKTKNESILSLHFLEDTLGWVAVILMAIVLRFTDWYILDPLLSLVISIFILSKAIPRFWSTLKIFLDAVPEGVDIKQVKSDLEQLDHVASLNQLNLWTMDGLEKNAIVHVCLKEIEQMELCKESIRSKLKDCGFQNITIEIDADLASHQTHKRNMEELEAVQNHGHEHHH comes from the coding sequence ATGAAGACAAAACATGCGGTCTGGCTGGCTTTTTTCTTGAATTTGAGTTATGCCATTGTTGAGTTTATTGCAGGAGGGATTTTTGGATCCAGCGCTGTCCTTGCGGATTCGGTCCATGACTTGGGTGATGCGATCGCAATTGGGGTATCAGCCTTTCTTGAAACAATCTCTAATCGTGAAGAAGATAGTCATTACACCTTGGGTTACAAACGATTTAGCCTTTTGGGGGCCATGGTAACGGCTGTGATTCTGATGACAGGATCTGTTCTGGTAATCTTGGGAAATATAACGAAACTCTTTCATCCACAAGCGGTCAATGATGAAGGAATCCTCTGGTTAGGAATCATTGCTATCAGCGTTAATGTAATAGCAAGTCTAGTAGTTCGTAAGGGAAAAACCAAGAATGAGTCTATTTTGAGCCTTCATTTTCTAGAAGATACTCTGGGGTGGGTGGCTGTTATCCTGATGGCCATTGTTCTGCGATTTACCGACTGGTATATTCTGGATCCGCTCTTATCTCTTGTCATCTCTATCTTTATTCTGTCAAAAGCTATTCCACGTTTTTGGTCCACACTTAAGATTTTCTTAGATGCTGTACCGGAAGGAGTAGATATCAAGCAAGTAAAAAGCGACTTGGAGCAGTTGGACCATGTTGCTAGCCTTAATCAGCTCAATCTCTGGACCATGGATGGTTTGGAGAAAAATGCCATTGTCCATGTTTGTCTAAAAGAAATTGAACAGATGGAGCTTTGCAAGGAATCGATTCGAAGCAAACTCAAAGATTGTGGTTTTCAAAATATCACCATTGAGATTGACGCAGACCTAGCAAGTCATCAAACTCATAAGCGAAATATGGAAGAGCTAGAAGCAGTCCAAAACCATGGACATGAACATCATCATTGA